Within Spinacia oleracea cultivar Varoflay chromosome 4, BTI_SOV_V1, whole genome shotgun sequence, the genomic segment TCTGTCCAACATTTGTTTTTTAAGTTCCATTTACTGCCGATATTTGGAAGAGAATCTTGAGCATGCTGGAATCATGAAAAACAGTGCATGTTTTGATGCAGGTTTGGCAGTGGCCGTACGAAATGATTAAGAAGAACAGGCCCAAGGCAAAGCATTATGTTATTTGCTTCACTGAAGCTATTTGCGAAATTTGGCTGCATAGGGACGCTGTCATCTTTACACAGAATTCTAAGACTGTAGACAATATTGTAAAAGaaatctcttttaggatttattgtAGATGCTCTAATGAGCTGAAGGACTTGATATTAGTGTAAATGTGTAGTTAGCAGTAGTTGCTAACTTCGGTTTTGTTGTTCTAGTGCTTGGGCTGTAATTTCTTTGCTTTTTTAGCTTGACAAGCTATCTtggtttttatttaatttaacttGGCTGTATGGAGTATTTCTCCAGAGCTATGATCACAGTCGATGAGCACCCTCTTTTCAAGTTCCATCCAAGGTGTAGAAGATTAGCTCTTAATCATCTATGTTTTGCGGATAATTAATTGATGTTCAGTAAAGGGGGAAATGGTGTTATTCAGCTAATGATGGAAGGTTTTCAGGTGTTTTATGCTTCTAAATCATCCATCTACTGTTGTGGTCTCAGTAGGTCTGAAGTGGACACTACTGCAGAGAACACACGCTTCCCCATTCAGGTATCTAGGTGCTCCCATCAGTACCTGCAAGTTGAAACAGTCTCACTGTGAAGCTCTTGTGGAAAAAATGATTCTCAGAATCAAAATTTGGAGTTCCAAGAACAACGACTTTGCTGGTAGGATGCAACTGGTTAATTTTGTATTGATGAGCATCTGTGTGTATTGTGTATTGGGCTCAGATCTTCATTTTCCCCAAAGTTGTCTTACAAAGATCAATGCCATTTGTACTTTTGTAGGGCTTTTCTGTGGCATAGCAATTATGATGACTGCAGACCTGGTGCTGACCTCATGTTACGGAACCAAGTTGTTGTGGGAAAGCTGGCTTGGGCTATTGCTCCAAAGAAAGAGAACTTGTGGGTGAGATGGGTTCACACCCTATACATCAAGGATAAGTCCTGGGTCTAGTTCACTCCCTCTTCTTCTGCAAGTTGGGTGGTGAAGTTCTTATATCAAGTCAAAAATCAGTTTATCCAAAATGTTTCTTTCTTCCCAATGGCTTGATGCCCCTAGATACTCTATCAAAGAAATGTATCTAAATAATATCACTCAAGAGGAGAATGTGCAATGGCCCAGGTATGTGTGCAACAGATTGTCTGTTCCTAAACACAGGTTCATCTTGTGGCTAGCTACCTTAGACAAGCTGAAAACCAGAACCAGATTACCAAGGATGGGGATAGCTGATGATTGTGTATGCCCAATATGTGGGGTCTCTCCAGAAACTGTAGATCATTTGTTCTTTGGATGTTCTGAATGTGGCTTTGAAGTCATGAGATGGCTAGGGTTTTCTCACTGCAAGACTGGTCTTAGTGCTCTTCTCAAATGTCTCCAGAGAACTGCATCTAGTGAGTTCAGAAGGACAGTGGCTTACCACTGCAACAGCTATGGTGTACCATCTGTGGAAAGCTAGGAATTCTGTTATCTGGAACCTTCAAGTCCCTACTGTACACAGAGAATTCTCAAGGAGGTCCAGAGTGATGTTAAATGTAGAGTGCAGAATCTGATTGGCAAGAAAGTGTCTAGTAGAGATATAGATTGGTTATATAAGTTGTAAGCTGGCTTTTGCTTTCCATTTTTTAGGCTAAGTGTTCTTAGCCCTTTGTTTGGTTTGGGCTGTAGGAGAAGGCTGTTTCTCTTCCCTCCCTTGGTGTAACTTGGTTTTGGTTGATTAGTAATACCTTAacttgcttgccaaaaaaaattattcataattttggAGACCTTGATCATTTTTTAACTCGCTTTTGCTCAAACAAGCTCAACTCTCTCCACACAAATCTCTATTTGTTCCAGCAAGAAAAGCTGGTATCCACAGCATCACTCAAAAAATAGGACTTCGCTTCATGTGGTTTCAGAAAAGTTAAAATACTAAGCAATTCTTCAAACTTCTAAGGAACACCTAACAACATTTTAACTACTTAACATGTTCATTTTTACCATTGTAGGGATGATCATTTTTTTTCGAATAACAATTATTATGCATACAACAAAAACTTGAGCCACAGAAAATAAAGCACTAACCAATGCTCAGTGAAAGAATATTGTACACATTAATCAAACAAATGAGGaagtggaaaaaaaaaaaaaaaacacacacacaataaTAAGAACTCACCAAACCACGCTTTCGATTCAGCAACAAGCCAATAACTCTGGGCTTCACTACGGGGACCGGCATCCTTTCGAGTTTCTCCCCCACTAAATAACAACAAAGCCTGATCATCCTTCGCTGCAACCTCAACACCCTGTTTTATATGGGCCAAAAAAGTGGCAGCTTGGCCAGGGTGCATTTGATAAGACTCCAAAAACCAAGATTTCTCATTGTCAACTTTCCCATAATCATTACTAGTATAAACTGAATGCCCAGCAACCATCACAAGGTTTTTAAGCTTCGGAAGGGGATAAATTTCCGGTTTCGAATCAATTTTCCTATAAGTATACACTAATCGAACACGGTTTTCATAAAATGAAAGAATGGTTAGAATTGCCACCCCAAATGACAAAATTGATAAAAAGACCAATACAGGATGTAACTTGAAATAACACTTGAAACGGTTTGCAGCTGATTTAAACATTTTTATGAGATTAAATTTAGAATTTCTAGCTCTTCTAGGGTTTCTAAAACCTAATGACTCGATATCGATTTCGACTCGGGGGTAAGCATCAAAGGTCTTTGGAGTACTTGCTCCTCCAATTGAGTGGACACTCATCCTACCAACTGAAGAATTGACATGAAATTAACCAGAAAGTCTTGATCTTTTCTCAGTGAAGTGAATCATCCAAAAGAAATTACAGAACAAGATCAAAAAATCTAAGAATTAGGGAAAACCAAACcagaaattttcaaattttgagtaattaaaaaatACAATCTCACACTGGATTTGATCGAGCAAAAAGATGATGAGAAAGTATTGAATTCAATCAGAATTGAGGGAAAATCAAGTGCGAAAATGATATTCAATGTTAATTAGGGATTTGAGAAAAGACTCGgatgaatgtttttttttgttttaacgtGAATATTATACTTCTCTTTTCTGGAAATATTGCACTCTTTTTCTGAAAATATTACAAAATGTTAACTTTACCATTTTCAATACTTGACTTTGACAGGTTATCTTTCGAATTATATatttgtaaaaattattaaaaattgatattcagaaaatatatatctatacgaatctaataagatcttaCATGATTACATTTTTTACGTATATTTTACAAaagatggtcaaaggcacacgtgaatagtgtaaaagacaacatggtgcgatatttgtgGAACGGAAGAAGTATTAATAAGTAGGTTTCAGTATAACATCCGGCAAAACCCAAAAACTTGCAACCAGAACTTCTCTTTTACGCAACCGACCTACTAAAAACACCAAAAACTTTACAAAAACCACCAAAATACTCCAAGCTGCTAATTGTCGTGTCCTCATACTCCCTCCGGTTTGACcgatgcggagtttaagacatttgaatttacttattaatttaatgggtgttagttgatagtgaggtatttttttaatatagttagcggaaaatgtgtaaaaggtggggagtggtgagtgggggtgt encodes:
- the LOC110801521 gene encoding uncharacterized protein C57A10.07, translated to MSVHSIGGASTPKTFDAYPRVEIDIESLGFRNPRRARNSKFNLIKMFKSAANRFKCYFKLHPVLVFLSILSFGVAILTILSFYENRVRLVYTYRKIDSKPEIYPLPKLKNLVMVAGHSVYTSNDYGKVDNEKSWFLESYQMHPGQAATFLAHIKQGVEVAAKDDQALLLFSGGETRKDAGPRSEAQSYWLVAESKAWFGGGNIRERALTEEHARDSFENLLFSVCRFRELTGTYPQNITVVSYDFKEERFAQLHRLAIGFPASRFSYVGTPASATSEAAAKKGESLVRSQFENDPYGCLSSLRHKKLRRDPFHRSIPYPSGCPEIEGLFKYCGMSLYGGPLPWG